The following coding sequences are from one Candidatus Acidiferrales bacterium window:
- a CDS encoding tagatose 1,6-diphosphate aldolase produces the protein MKMTPGKLKGLEKVSNSAGVIAAAAMDQRGSLRKAIAKEKGIDPHGVTPEMLSEFKQAVVRVLTPHASAILLDPEYGLQPARWRSNNAGLLMAYENSGYDNTRAGRLPDLLENWSVHRLKEAGADCIKILMYYTPFDPAPINEVKHAWMERVGAECAGEDIPLFAEFVGYQEGADEKGIDFARKKPEIVTRSMEEFSKPQYGIDILKVEVPVNMAYVAGARSCKGEAAYTKEEAEEHFLRAAAAAKKPFIYLSAGVSNDTFIETLQLAGEAGVNFSGVLCGRATWKDGVPIYAKQGLSAFQDWLADQGVKNIENVNRGLRAAKPWYGFYGAASAAALA, from the coding sequence ATGAAAATGACACCGGGCAAGCTGAAGGGACTCGAAAAAGTTTCGAATTCCGCAGGGGTGATTGCCGCTGCGGCGATGGATCAGCGCGGCTCCTTAAGGAAGGCGATTGCCAAGGAAAAAGGCATTGACCCCCACGGCGTGACGCCGGAGATGCTGAGCGAATTCAAACAAGCGGTTGTGCGGGTCTTGACGCCCCACGCTAGCGCAATTCTGCTCGATCCTGAATACGGCTTGCAGCCTGCGCGGTGGCGTTCCAACAATGCCGGTCTGCTGATGGCCTACGAAAATAGTGGGTATGACAACACGCGCGCAGGACGATTACCGGATTTGCTTGAGAATTGGTCGGTGCACCGCCTGAAGGAAGCCGGGGCGGACTGCATTAAGATTTTGATGTACTACACGCCGTTCGATCCGGCGCCTATTAATGAAGTAAAGCATGCGTGGATGGAGCGCGTCGGCGCAGAGTGCGCCGGTGAAGACATTCCGCTGTTCGCGGAGTTTGTCGGGTATCAGGAAGGCGCGGACGAGAAGGGCATCGACTTCGCCAGGAAAAAGCCGGAGATCGTAACGCGCAGCATGGAAGAGTTTTCGAAACCACAATATGGAATCGACATTCTGAAAGTGGAAGTACCGGTGAACATGGCATACGTCGCTGGTGCGCGCTCTTGCAAAGGAGAAGCCGCCTATACGAAGGAAGAAGCCGAAGAGCATTTTCTACGCGCAGCGGCAGCGGCGAAGAAGCCGTTCATTTATCTTTCGGCGGGGGTTAGCAACGATACGTTCATTGAGACGCTGCAATTGGCGGGCGAAGCGGGGGTGAATTTCTCTGGCGTGTTGTGCGGGCGGGCGACGTGGAAGGATGGCGTCCCGATTTATGCGAAGCAGGGATTGAGTGCCTTTCAGGATTGGCTGGCGGACCAGGGCGTGAAAAACATCGAGAACGTCAATCGCGGACTACGAGCGGCCAAGCCGTGGTATGGATTTTATGGCGCGGCCTCTGCGGCGGCATTGGCTTGA
- the bshC gene encoding bacillithiol biosynthesis cysteine-adding enzyme BshC, translated as MLRPKAPCIITSSMECHCLQFDEIPGTTKLFSTYLSDFNRVKEFYAHTPDEAGVRAAANEVHLAPKTRAAVAQVLREQNRLFGSTQETDANLDRLAGGAVAIVTGQQVGLFSGPAYSIYKALDAIRWAAKLTKAGVDAVPIFWMATEDHDLAEVNQANFGQREGVARIELPLPKDIVGASVGRIGLGPMAETAVAHAAELLEGPDAKTIADALQKSYGSNETFGSAFGKLSARLFKGRGLILLDPLDERFHELARAVYRQAVEDSQKLDEALMARSKLLDRRGFHAQVKVTPQGTLLFFDVNGKRVAVRRRNGDFVAGDMKLSPSEMVEKVDKQPESLTASVLLRPVLQDAILPTAAYIGGPAEVAYMAQAQVTYQRILGRMPAILPRTSFTLIPSEVKRTLERYGLDFREVLGGRQSLLRKMRLQHVPRGLAARFARDEKTLRRILVGYRKPLGKLDKTLIGALDTAERKMLHQFTKLQGKTGNAENLRTGILDRHERQILSSLYPHRGLQERSMCLLPFLASQGMELLDRLAKEMEKQCAGHRVVML; from the coding sequence TTGCTGCGACCGAAAGCGCCGTGTATCATCACATCCTCCATGGAGTGCCACTGTCTTCAGTTCGACGAAATTCCGGGAACCACGAAATTATTCTCAACCTATCTCAGTGATTTTAATCGCGTGAAGGAATTCTATGCGCACACCCCGGATGAAGCTGGTGTGCGTGCGGCGGCGAACGAAGTTCACCTCGCCCCTAAAACGCGCGCCGCCGTGGCACAAGTTCTGCGCGAGCAAAATCGGCTGTTTGGCTCAACGCAAGAAACGGATGCGAATCTCGACCGGCTTGCGGGTGGCGCGGTGGCGATTGTTACCGGTCAGCAGGTGGGGTTGTTCAGCGGCCCTGCGTATAGCATCTACAAAGCGCTCGACGCGATTCGGTGGGCAGCGAAATTGACGAAAGCCGGCGTCGATGCCGTGCCTATTTTTTGGATGGCGACAGAAGACCACGACTTGGCCGAAGTCAATCAAGCAAACTTCGGGCAGCGCGAGGGAGTTGCGCGGATTGAGCTGCCACTTCCGAAAGACATAGTGGGAGCGAGCGTCGGTCGAATTGGTCTCGGTCCGATGGCAGAGACAGCCGTTGCACATGCGGCTGAGCTTCTCGAAGGGCCGGACGCAAAAACGATTGCGGACGCGCTCCAGAAATCATACGGTTCCAATGAAACATTTGGTTCCGCATTCGGAAAATTGTCCGCGCGTCTTTTCAAAGGACGCGGACTGATTCTGCTCGATCCGCTTGACGAGCGATTTCACGAACTTGCACGCGCGGTGTATCGCCAAGCCGTGGAGGATTCGCAAAAACTTGATGAAGCGTTGATGGCGCGCAGCAAATTGTTGGACCGGCGAGGTTTTCACGCACAGGTAAAAGTGACGCCGCAGGGAACGCTTTTGTTCTTCGATGTGAATGGTAAGCGCGTAGCCGTGCGGCGGCGGAATGGCGATTTCGTTGCCGGCGATATGAAGTTGAGCCCGTCAGAGATGGTCGAGAAAGTTGACAAACAGCCGGAATCGCTGACGGCGAGCGTACTCCTGCGGCCTGTTTTGCAAGATGCGATTTTGCCGACGGCGGCTTACATCGGCGGTCCGGCGGAAGTCGCATACATGGCGCAAGCGCAGGTTACGTACCAGCGCATTCTGGGGCGAATGCCGGCGATCCTTCCTCGCACAAGCTTTACGCTGATCCCCTCCGAAGTGAAGCGCACGCTGGAAAGATATGGATTGGACTTTCGCGAAGTCCTTGGTGGCCGGCAATCGCTGCTTCGAAAAATGAGACTGCAGCACGTTCCCCGAGGATTGGCGGCGCGATTCGCGCGCGACGAAAAAACGCTGCGTCGGATCTTGGTTGGCTATCGCAAACCGCTCGGCAAGTTGGACAAGACTCTCATCGGGGCGCTGGATACGGCCGAGCGAAAAATGCTCCACCAATTTACGAAGCTGCAGGGAAAAACGGGGAATGCGGAAAACCTGCGAACGGGGATCCTCGACCGCCATGAACGCCAGATTCTGAGCTCGCTGTATCCGCATCGGGGCCTGCAAGAACGTAGTATGTGCCTGCTGCCTTTTCTGGCGAGCCAAGGAATGGAACTACTGGACCGCCTCGCCAAAGAGATGGAGAAACAGTGCGCAGGGCATAGGGTTGTGATGCTGTAA
- a CDS encoding dihydrodipicolinate synthase family protein: MKLQGIFPPVTTPFAPDGEVDLSRLKENISRYNRIGLAGYVMNGSTSESVLLTWEEIERTWAVAREAAAEGKAMIAGTGAEATNETIRHTKHAAALGYQAALVRTPSYYKPFMTFEAEAAHFLRVADASPIPVLIYSVPVFTNYTVEAPLAAKLAAHPNIVGIKDSSGNVQRMKEIVASVPKTFSALTGSALTLEEALNEGASGAILAIACVVPEACVELYDAAKTGDVRRVEQIKKRAINPAGTITTKFGVAGLKFAMDRVGYFGGQPRAPLLPLSEDAKREIDTLLISMKTEDVLS; encoded by the coding sequence ATGAAACTCCAGGGAATTTTTCCGCCAGTCACGACACCATTCGCTCCGGATGGTGAAGTCGATTTGTCACGGTTAAAGGAAAACATCAGCCGCTATAACAGGATCGGTCTGGCCGGATATGTAATGAATGGCTCCACCAGCGAGTCCGTGCTTCTGACCTGGGAGGAAATCGAGCGCACCTGGGCTGTCGCACGAGAGGCCGCTGCAGAAGGAAAAGCCATGATCGCGGGCACTGGCGCGGAAGCGACAAATGAGACGATCCGCCACACAAAGCACGCCGCAGCCCTCGGATATCAAGCTGCGCTCGTGCGCACGCCAAGCTATTACAAGCCATTCATGACATTCGAGGCAGAAGCAGCGCATTTCTTGCGCGTTGCGGACGCTTCGCCGATCCCGGTGCTGATTTACTCGGTTCCCGTCTTCACGAACTATACCGTCGAAGCTCCTCTGGCCGCAAAGCTGGCCGCGCATCCGAACATCGTCGGAATCAAAGACAGTTCAGGGAACGTGCAGAGAATGAAAGAAATCGTGGCTTCCGTCCCAAAGACTTTCAGCGCGCTGACCGGGTCTGCATTGACTTTGGAAGAGGCGCTGAACGAAGGTGCGTCGGGTGCAATTCTGGCCATTGCCTGTGTTGTTCCGGAAGCGTGCGTCGAATTATACGACGCGGCGAAAACCGGCGATGTGCGCCGAGTCGAGCAGATCAAGAAGCGCGCGATCAATCCAGCGGGGACGATTACGACAAAATTTGGAGTTGCGGGACTCAAATTCGCTATGGACCGAGTGGGTTATTTTGGTGGACAACCGCGCGCACCGTTGCTTCCCTTGTCGGAAGACGCGAAAAGGGAAATCGATACGCTGCTCATTTCCATGAAAACCGAGGACGTGCTGAGCTAG
- the carB gene encoding carbamoyl-phosphate synthase large subunit, producing MGKRTDIKKIMIIGSGPIVIGQACEFDYSGTQACKALRDEGYEVVLVNSNPATIMTDPEIAERTYIEPLTKEYLELIIARERPDALLPTVGGQTGLNTAVDLAENGILEKYGVKLIGASLEAIRIAEDRLQFKNACQRVGLDVPASAVVHDIEEAVRIADAMGYPVVIRPSFTLGGTGGSIAYNHEEFTEAIARALDASPVHEALIEESVLGWKEFELEVMRDHRDNFVVICSIENFDPMGVHTGDSITVAPAQTLTDKEYQCMRDAAAAVIREVGVATGGSNIQFAVDPATGRMVVIEMNPRVSRSSALASKATGFPIAKIAAKLAVGMTLDEIPNDITKKTPSSFEPTIDYVVAKIPKWQFEKFPGADPTLSVQMKSVGEVMAIGRTFAEALGKGIRSLEPHAPWRAPDEISDAVLREKLHVPGPDRIHWLLTALRQRMKVADIVALTKIDPWFLRQMEQAITIEKEITSVSPPAVSKTVLKEAKRAGISDEQLAQLWNTTAAEVRAVRTKHGLRPVFKRVDTCAAEFESFTPYMYSTYEDEDEAETTARRKIMILGSGPNRIGQGIEFDYCCCHAAFALKEDGYETVMVNCNPETVSTDYDTSDRLYFEPLTLEDVLSVMEREKPEGVIVQFGGQTPLNLALDLKRNGAPIIGTAPESIDLAEDRRRFGKLLEELGIPQPRNGTALTPNEAVSVAQEIGLPVLVRPSYVLGGRAMVIAYDMETVQRTALQASLMSSGGVPRPILVDEFLEDAVEVDVDALADGSDVVIAGIMEHIEEAGIHSGDSSCVLPPVTLKPADLARIREYTAKLARALRVVGLMNAQYAIPRGSDTVYVLEVNPRASRTVPYVSKATGVPLAKVAARLMTGKKLADMKLPVTEYNGVAELRSREYFSVKSPVFPFSKFRGVDTILGPEMRSTGEVMGVSQSFGLAFAKAQLAAGQRLPRQGTVFISVNDHDKRHLLALAKDLIAAGLKLIATRGTYQAISAAGLQVDPVYKVNEGRPNIVDLIKTGKVNLIINTPLGRESFYDEKSIRRAAVRHMLPCITTLSAAIAAARGIRALSEGFGGVAALQDLHAKELTNSSAAQRVSSGS from the coding sequence ATGGGCAAACGCACTGATATAAAGAAAATCATGATCATTGGCTCGGGGCCAATTGTGATTGGCCAGGCGTGCGAGTTCGACTATTCCGGCACGCAGGCGTGCAAGGCGCTACGCGATGAAGGTTACGAAGTAGTGCTGGTGAATTCGAATCCGGCGACGATCATGACCGACCCGGAAATTGCGGAGCGAACCTACATCGAGCCGCTGACGAAGGAGTATCTGGAGCTGATTATCGCGCGAGAGCGGCCGGACGCGCTGCTGCCGACGGTCGGCGGCCAAACCGGGCTGAATACTGCCGTGGATCTGGCGGAAAACGGCATTCTAGAAAAGTACGGTGTGAAGTTGATCGGAGCGTCGCTCGAGGCGATTCGCATTGCCGAAGACCGCTTGCAATTCAAGAACGCGTGCCAGCGCGTGGGATTGGACGTGCCAGCATCGGCAGTGGTTCACGATATTGAAGAGGCTGTAAGAATTGCCGACGCGATGGGTTATCCCGTGGTCATTCGGCCGTCGTTCACCCTCGGCGGCACTGGCGGCTCGATCGCATACAACCATGAAGAATTCACGGAAGCGATCGCCCGGGCGCTGGATGCGAGCCCTGTGCACGAAGCGTTGATCGAGGAATCGGTGCTCGGCTGGAAGGAATTCGAGCTCGAGGTGATGCGCGATCATCGCGACAATTTCGTGGTGATTTGTTCCATCGAGAATTTTGATCCCATGGGTGTCCACACAGGAGACTCAATTACCGTGGCGCCGGCGCAGACGCTGACCGACAAAGAGTATCAATGCATGCGCGACGCCGCTGCGGCTGTGATCCGCGAAGTTGGCGTGGCCACAGGCGGATCGAACATTCAGTTTGCGGTCGATCCAGCAACGGGGCGGATGGTGGTGATTGAGATGAATCCGCGCGTTTCGCGAAGCTCCGCGTTGGCGAGTAAGGCGACCGGATTCCCCATCGCGAAAATCGCGGCGAAGCTTGCCGTAGGCATGACGCTCGACGAAATCCCGAATGACATCACAAAGAAAACGCCGTCGTCGTTTGAGCCGACGATTGATTACGTTGTGGCGAAGATTCCCAAGTGGCAATTCGAAAAGTTTCCGGGCGCGGATCCCACCCTCTCTGTGCAAATGAAATCCGTGGGCGAAGTGATGGCCATCGGGAGGACGTTCGCGGAAGCTCTCGGCAAGGGCATTCGTTCCCTGGAACCGCACGCGCCCTGGCGCGCGCCGGACGAGATCAGCGATGCGGTGCTGCGCGAAAAATTGCATGTTCCGGGGCCGGATCGGATTCACTGGCTCCTGACGGCGCTCCGGCAGAGAATGAAAGTTGCTGACATTGTGGCGCTGACGAAAATTGATCCGTGGTTTCTGCGCCAAATGGAACAAGCCATAACGATTGAAAAGGAAATTACTTCCGTAAGTCCTCCTGCGGTCTCGAAGACTGTCCTCAAAGAAGCAAAGCGCGCAGGAATAAGCGATGAACAACTAGCGCAGCTTTGGAATACGACGGCCGCGGAAGTGCGAGCCGTGCGAACAAAGCACGGCTTGAGGCCCGTGTTTAAGCGCGTGGATACATGCGCTGCGGAATTCGAGTCCTTCACACCGTATATGTACTCAACTTATGAAGATGAGGATGAGGCGGAGACGACGGCGCGGCGAAAAATCATGATTCTGGGCAGTGGGCCGAACCGTATCGGGCAGGGAATCGAATTTGATTATTGCTGCTGCCATGCAGCGTTCGCACTCAAAGAAGATGGCTATGAGACAGTGATGGTGAATTGTAATCCGGAGACCGTCTCCACGGATTACGACACATCGGATCGGCTGTATTTTGAGCCTTTGACGCTTGAGGACGTGCTCTCGGTGATGGAGCGGGAGAAGCCCGAGGGCGTCATAGTTCAGTTCGGCGGGCAGACGCCTTTGAATTTGGCACTGGATCTAAAGCGTAATGGTGCGCCAATCATTGGAACGGCGCCCGAGTCGATCGACTTGGCCGAAGATCGCAGGCGATTCGGCAAGTTGCTCGAAGAGCTGGGCATTCCTCAGCCACGAAATGGAACAGCCCTGACTCCAAACGAAGCTGTAAGCGTGGCTCAAGAGATCGGATTGCCAGTGCTTGTCCGTCCAAGCTATGTGCTTGGCGGGCGCGCCATGGTCATCGCCTACGACATGGAAACGGTGCAGCGCACGGCGCTGCAGGCGTCGTTGATGAGCAGCGGCGGAGTTCCTCGGCCGATACTTGTGGATGAGTTTCTCGAAGACGCCGTAGAAGTGGACGTGGACGCGCTTGCCGACGGAAGTGACGTTGTGATCGCGGGCATTATGGAGCACATCGAGGAGGCAGGCATTCACTCCGGCGATTCTTCATGCGTCCTGCCGCCGGTGACGCTGAAGCCTGCCGATCTTGCGCGAATTCGTGAATATACGGCCAAGCTGGCCAGGGCGCTGCGCGTCGTGGGCTTAATGAACGCCCAATATGCCATTCCCCGAGGCAGCGACACAGTCTACGTCCTCGAAGTGAATCCGCGCGCCTCTCGAACCGTACCCTACGTTTCGAAGGCCACAGGCGTACCGCTGGCGAAGGTCGCGGCGCGACTAATGACCGGCAAAAAGCTGGCGGATATGAAATTGCCGGTGACGGAATACAACGGCGTGGCGGAGTTGCGTAGCCGCGAATACTTTTCGGTGAAGTCGCCGGTGTTTCCGTTTAGCAAATTCCGCGGTGTGGACACGATTTTGGGTCCGGAAATGCGTTCAACCGGCGAAGTGATGGGGGTTTCGCAGAGTTTCGGGCTGGCATTTGCAAAGGCGCAGTTGGCCGCAGGGCAGCGGCTCCCGCGGCAAGGAACGGTTTTTATTAGCGTCAATGATCATGACAAACGGCACTTGCTGGCGCTGGCTAAGGATCTGATTGCCGCGGGCTTGAAACTGATCGCCACACGCGGGACATATCAGGCGATCAGCGCGGCCGGATTGCAGGTTGATCCCGTATACAAGGTAAATGAGGGCCGGCCCAATATTGTGGATTTGATCAAAACAGGAAAAGTGAATTTAATCATTAACACTCCGCTTGGACGCGAGTCGTTCTATGATGAAAAATCGATTCGCCGTGCTGCAGTCCGCCACATGCTGCCCTGCATTACGACGCTCTCTGCGGCGATTGCCGCGGCGCGAGGGATACGCGCACTCTCGGAGGGATTTGGTGGCGTTGCGGCGCTGCAAGACTTGCATGCGAAAGAGCTGACGAATTCTTCGGCAGCGCAGCGCGTTTCTTCGGGAAGCTGA
- the carA gene encoding glutamine-hydrolyzing carbamoyl-phosphate synthase small subunit: MQPEDTLKRSHEESAILALEDGRVFKGRAAGARCRRGGEVVFNTSLTGYQEVFTDPSYAGQIVCLTYPHIGNVGANLDDEESPRPYIESLVVRDFSQVASNWRASETANTYLERHKIPVIWDVDTRALVRHLRITGALRGVVSTDGSDVEALVAEARALPSMAGQELASRVTCAKEYRWERGSIPLAAGFAAQAAVGAGPLWQAAAVSAKVRDEAAGRQHKVVAYDFGIKRNILRLLVDHGCDVTVVPAATAAEDVLAMKPDGVFLSNGPGDPEPAVFAIRNIRKLMGRVPIFGICLGHQLCGLALGGKTFKLKFGHHGSNHPVKNLLTEKVEITAQNHGFCVDPDSLPSSDVEITHVNLNDHTNEGMRHRNLPMFSVQYHPEASPGPHDARYLFEQFVTLMKQHRT; this comes from the coding sequence GTGCAACCGGAGGACACACTGAAGCGGTCGCACGAAGAGAGCGCGATACTCGCGCTCGAAGACGGAAGAGTATTTAAGGGCCGCGCGGCGGGCGCACGTTGCCGTCGCGGCGGCGAAGTCGTTTTCAATACCAGTCTTACCGGTTATCAGGAAGTTTTCACTGACCCTAGTTATGCAGGCCAGATTGTTTGCCTCACGTATCCCCACATAGGAAATGTTGGCGCGAACCTCGACGATGAGGAATCGCCGCGCCCTTACATCGAATCGCTCGTGGTGCGCGATTTTTCTCAAGTGGCATCGAACTGGCGTGCGAGCGAAACCGCGAATACTTATCTGGAACGGCACAAAATTCCCGTCATCTGGGATGTTGACACGCGTGCGCTGGTGCGCCATTTGCGAATCACCGGAGCGCTGCGCGGTGTGGTGTCCACGGATGGAAGCGACGTGGAGGCTCTTGTCGCGGAGGCGCGAGCGCTGCCTTCGATGGCCGGTCAAGAACTGGCGAGCCGAGTGACGTGTGCGAAGGAGTATCGCTGGGAGCGCGGCTCGATTCCTCTGGCGGCGGGCTTCGCGGCACAAGCGGCGGTGGGAGCAGGTCCGCTGTGGCAAGCAGCAGCGGTTTCGGCAAAAGTGCGAGATGAGGCTGCAGGGCGGCAGCACAAAGTGGTGGCCTACGATTTTGGCATTAAGCGAAACATTTTGCGCCTCTTGGTCGACCACGGCTGTGACGTGACGGTGGTTCCGGCGGCAACTGCAGCGGAAGACGTCTTGGCCATGAAGCCCGATGGCGTGTTTCTGTCCAACGGCCCTGGTGATCCCGAGCCGGCCGTTTTTGCCATCCGGAATATTCGCAAGCTGATGGGGCGTGTGCCGATTTTTGGAATTTGCCTCGGGCATCAGTTGTGCGGGCTGGCGCTCGGCGGGAAAACATTCAAGCTGAAATTCGGCCATCACGGGTCGAATCACCCAGTGAAGAATTTGCTGACGGAAAAAGTGGAGATTACCGCGCAGAATCACGGATTTTGTGTGGACCCGGATTCGCTGCCGTCGAGCGACGTGGAAATTACGCACGTAAATTTGAACGACCACACGAATGAAGGCATGCGGCACAGGAATTTGCCGATGTTCAGCGTGCAGTACCATCCGGAGGCGTCGCCCGGTCCGCACGACGCGCGCTATTTGTTTGAACAGTTCGTTACTTTGATGAAGCAGCACCGGACATGA
- the lepB gene encoding signal peptidase I, translating into MADEKSPNFTSPIDQQHHPSLKAEMWVWLRDVAFAVALALVIIVFLYQPVKVEGTSMAPLLSDQERIFINKFVYRFEPIHRDDVIVFWYPLDRSESFIKRVIGLPGDTIEIREGKLYINGQKVNEPYVPRRYFDDSSYGPVTIPRNQYFVMGDHRDSSNDSRIFGPVSRKYIYGKAVFAYWPFRRFGEISAP; encoded by the coding sequence ATGGCTGACGAAAAAAGCCCTAATTTCACCTCCCCAATAGACCAGCAGCATCATCCTTCTTTGAAAGCGGAAATGTGGGTATGGTTGCGCGACGTTGCGTTCGCCGTAGCTCTGGCGCTCGTCATCATCGTATTTCTGTACCAGCCTGTGAAGGTCGAAGGCACGAGCATGGCGCCGTTGCTCAGCGACCAAGAAAGAATTTTTATCAACAAGTTCGTCTATCGATTTGAGCCAATTCATCGAGACGATGTAATCGTCTTCTGGTATCCGCTGGACCGATCGGAATCGTTCATCAAGCGCGTGATTGGCTTGCCGGGAGATACCATCGAGATCCGCGAGGGCAAGCTTTACATCAATGGCCAGAAAGTGAACGAGCCTTATGTTCCAAGGCGATATTTTGATGATTCGAGCTACGGACCGGTGACGATTCCGCGGAACCAATACTTTGTTATGGGTGACCATCGAGATAGTTCGAACGATTCTCGGATTTTCGGGCCGGTATCGAGAAAATATATTTATGGAAAGGCTGTGTTCGCGTACTGGCCCTTCCGGCGGTTCGGGGAAATTTCCGCACCTTAA
- the pgl gene encoding 6-phosphogluconolactonase, with protein sequence MDKGLKQCARIFPDIDALSHAAIEECVRVANEAVSIRGRCLIALSGGHTPERANQIWADEYRNKMPWAKTHFFWGDERFVGPDDPKSNYHMARETLFKNVPVPPENIHPIQTGASQPEVAAKEYEQVLRTFIGDTGPSFDVLFLGVGVEGHTASLFPGSPALAEQKRWVVGVRAPADPPLRITLTFPVLRRARATYFLVAGADKRGIVATLQRNLAEEIEGLPVAMLRPEGEEIWFLDSAADTGTERISS encoded by the coding sequence GTGGACAAAGGCCTGAAGCAATGCGCGAGGATTTTTCCTGATATAGACGCTTTAAGTCACGCGGCGATTGAAGAATGCGTTCGAGTGGCGAACGAAGCTGTGAGCATCAGGGGAAGATGCTTGATTGCCCTTTCTGGCGGTCACACCCCTGAGCGGGCGAATCAAATTTGGGCAGACGAATACCGCAACAAGATGCCGTGGGCGAAGACGCATTTTTTCTGGGGTGACGAAAGATTTGTCGGACCGGACGACCCGAAGAGCAACTATCACATGGCGCGCGAGACGCTGTTCAAAAATGTGCCTGTTCCTCCAGAAAACATTCATCCAATACAGACAGGCGCGAGCCAGCCCGAGGTCGCCGCGAAAGAATATGAGCAAGTGCTGCGAACCTTTATCGGGGACACAGGTCCATCCTTCGACGTGTTGTTTCTTGGTGTAGGGGTTGAGGGGCACACTGCCTCGCTGTTTCCAGGTTCTCCTGCACTTGCAGAACAGAAGCGATGGGTCGTGGGTGTCCGCGCGCCGGCTGATCCGCCACTCCGCATTACCTTGACTTTTCCGGTGCTGCGTCGCGCGCGAGCTACGTATTTTTTGGTGGCTGGCGCCGATAAGCGAGGAATCGTCGCCACGCTTCAGCGGAATTTGGCCGAGGAAATTGAGGGGCTCCCCGTTGCGATGCTGCGCCCGGAAGGCGAAGAGATCTGGTTTCTCGATAGTGCTGCTGACACGGGAACTGAACGGATCTCTTCATAG